In Necator americanus strain Aroian chromosome IV, whole genome shotgun sequence, the following proteins share a genomic window:
- a CDS encoding hypothetical protein (NECATOR_CHRIV.G13818.T1), producing MSLFIRRRKIFVQFRLRYFCLSSTYSLVFNQTYVPSVSCCYEFFEYKERRKFQFMEIDKCNGNVPTEADYDTSNFHQIVVTDPHTRSSCTFTIPKRYINLKFLNAGAQGTVVSADDTVSGTKVAIKKMQQPFVMTMSARRAYREFVLLTTIKHPNIIQLLSAFTPQNELSRFREVYLVMELMSHNLHEVICKLRLDHKTLSFFVYQMLCAIKHLHNSGVIHRDLKPSNIVVNDKCILKVLDFGLARKKTVDSAMRMSDYVVTRYYRAPEVILGLPYSEKVDIWSVGCIFAEMINHRVLFPGLDRVDQWTKIINVMGTPSEDFISKLGSSATVYVRSLPHQAGIPIEEIAPDTNFLKDTENSRANLTAEWGRDLLSKMLVINPDNRFSVEESLNHPYVKVWYREEEVNAPQSENRYKEEIDYADKPLSEWKELIFDEVKQYERQHNIFES from the exons ATGAGCTTATTTATTCGTAGACGAAAAATTTTCGTTCAATTCCGTCTCAGGTACTTCTGTCTGTCATCCACGTATTCGCTTGTATTCAATCAAACGTACGTGCCCTCCGTCTCGTGTTGTTACGAATTCTTCGAATACAAAGAACGTCGAAAATTTC AATTCATGGAAATCGACAAATGTAACGGGAACGTGCCTACAGAAGCTGACTATGACACATCGAACTTCCATCAGATCGTAGTGACG GATCCCCACACTCGATCGTCATGCACTTTCACCATTCCAAAGCGTTACataaatctaaaatttctgAACGCTGGCGCTCAAGGCACTGTGGT atcggCGGATGATACCGTATCTGGAACAAAGGTTGCCATCAAGAAAATGCAGCAACCTTTTGTAATGACAATGAGCGCTCGTAGAGCGTACAGGGAATTCGTTCTTCTTACCACCATAAAACATCCAAAT ATAATCCAGCTATTGAGCGCCTTTACACCTCAGAATGAGTTGagccgattccgagaagtctaTTTAGTGATGGAGTTGATGAGCCACAATTTGCACGAGGTGATTTGCAAACTTCG ATTGGACCACAAAACATTGTCATTTTTTGTGTATCAAATGTTATGCGCCATCAAACACCTCCACAATTCAGGAGTAATCCACAGA GATCTAAAGCCATCCAATATTGTTGTGAACGACAAATGTATTTTGAAAGTACTGGATTTTGGTTTGGCGAGGAAGAAAACGGTTGATTCTGCTATGCGAATGAGCGATTACGTGGTTACACGATATTATCGTGCTCCAGAAGTTATACTAGGATTACCGTATTCAGAGAAAG TTGATATCTGGTCTGTTGGATGCATATTTGCTGAAATGATCAATCATCGTGTTCTTTTCCCTGGATTAGACAG aGTCGATCAATGGACGAAAATCATTAACGTGATGGGCACACCAAGCGaggatttcatttcaaaacttgGCAGCAGTGCAACAGT TTATGTACGTTCACTTCCTCATCAGGCCGGGATACCAATTGAAGAAATAGCACCTGACacgaattttttgaaggacaCCGAAAACTCTCGAGCTAATCTGACAG CGGAATGGGGTCGAGATTTATTGTCAAAGATGTTGGTGATCAATCCAGATAATCGGTTCTCCGTCGAAGAGTCACTTAATCATCCTTATGTGAAAGTTTGGTACAGG gaagaagaagTGAATGCCCCACAATCTGAGAACCGatacaaagaagaaattgactaCGCAGATAAACCGTTGAGCGAATGGAAAG AATTAATCTTTGATGAAGTCAAACAATATGAAAGGCAGcacaatatttttgaatccTGA